CCCGGTGCGCAAGACCTGATCCGGGTGACACGCACGCGCGACGGCTACACGCGCGAATCCCTCGACCGGGTAAGTTTTGTGCCGTTGCTGGGCGGGGCGGCCTGATGCACCTGTTTTCCGCCCTGTACACACGTGTGATGCGCTGGTCGACCCACCCCCGCGCGCCGTGGTATCTCACCGCCCTGAGCTTCAGCGAATCGTCATTTTTTCCGGTGCCGCCGGATGTGATGCTGGCGCCCATGGCGCTGGCGCAGCCTGATCGCGCCTGGCACTTTGCTACACTGACGCTGGTAGCGTCGGTGCTGGGTGGCCTGCTGGGGTATGTTATAGGCTACACCGCTTTTACGCTGATTGAGCCAGTCCTGCACCAGGCCGGTTACTGGGAGCTTTACCTGCGCGCCCACGACTGGTTCCAGCGCTGGGGTTTCTGGGCGATATTTATTGCCGCGTTTACACCCATACCCTACAAAATGTTTACCATTGCGGCGGGTGTCATCGCGATGGCACTGTTGCCGTTTGTCATTGCTTCACTGATCGGGCGTGGCGCACGGTTTTTTCTGGTAGCAGCTCTGATGGTCTGGGGTGGCGTACGCATGCAACGCATGCTGCTGGAATACATAGACCGCATTGGCTGGACCGTTGTGCTGCTTGCACTGGCCATTTATCTTTGGCACGGATGAAACGGGCCCTCTCTGTCGTGGTTCTGTGCCTGCTGCTGGTTGCCTGTGGCGGCCGTCAGGTAGCGGCACCGGTGCGGGCAGAGTCTGTGCCGCCTCCAGCGGAGCGGGCTGCACCCGTCGTGTCCGCCAGTGGGCAGGCGCGGCAGGCCGCCGGGGGTTACTATCGGGTACAGCGTGGCGATACCCTGTATTCCATCGCCTGGCAGTACGGACTGGATTACAAAACGCTGGCGCAATGGAACCGCATCAGGGCACCGTACCGGATTTATGCCGGGCAGACGTTGAGCCTGAAGCCAACTGCCGTAACCGCAGAAACGCAGCAGACTACACCCGCAAGCCCACAGCAACGCAAGCCAGCTACGACCCCTGCCGATAAAGCACCCCCGCCCCAGCCGTCTCCGAATGAGGATGTGGCGGCCGCTGCCGCCAGGCCTGTCTGGGCATGGCCGACGCGCGGCGAGGTGATTGCGACCTTCAACGCCGATGGCAACAAGGGCATCAATATCGCAGGCCGGGAAGGGGATGCGATTAACGCGGCAGCCGAGGGGCGTGTAGTGTATAGCGGCAACGGTCTGGTCGGGCTGGGTGAGTTGGTTATTATCAAGCATAATGGCACCTTCCTCAGTGCCTACGCGCACAACAAGCTGCGGCTGGTCAAGGAAGGCGATCTGGTCAAGTCGGGTCAGACCATTGCCCATATGGGGCGTACCGGCAGCGATCGGGTAATGCTGCATTTCGAGGTACGCAGGGATGGCAAACCGGTAGACCCTTTGCATTATCTGCCCAGGCAGCGTTAATGAGCCACAGCGGCTATATCATCAGTAACGCTGCGGCGATATTGCGGCCATCGCTGGCCAGGATATTGTAGGTGCGGCAGGCGGCGCCGGTATTCATCAGTTCGACAGGGATACCGCGCTGTGCCAGGTGCGCCTGTAATCCAGGCGGCAGAAAGCGCTGGTGGGGGCCGCACCCCAGCAACAGTACCTCGGGTTGAAGTTCATCGAGGATGGCGAAATGCGCGGTGGCCAGGGCATCGAACTGCTGGGGTGGCCAGTTACGGATCAGGCGGCTGGGGGTGAGCACCAGGCTTTGGTGCAGCGTTTCGGGCAGGGGGCTCACGCCCGTGCTGGTGGAGTGCAGTATGCATATTCCACCATCACTGTAAGAGTGTATGGTGTAACGATCGGTGCCTGTTGCCTGACTGAGTTGCATCATGCTGTGTTGATCATGGTTGGGGGCGACGCCGCAGCCTGTCAAGCAATTGACAGGCTGCGGCGTCGCCAGTATCGTTGCAAGTTTATGATAATACTTATGGGTCTTCCAGCGTGATTACCGATTTTCAGCGAATCAAGCGTCTGCCGCCCTATGTCTTCAATATCGTAACCGAATTGAAGGCCAAGGCGCGCACGCGCGGCGAGGACATCATTGATTTTGGCATGGGCAATCCGGATCAGCCTACACCACCCCACATCGTGGACAAGCTGATTGAATCCGTACAGCGTGGCGATACCCATCGCTATTCACTCTCGCGCGGCATCCCCCGGCTACGCAAGGCGATCTGTAACTGGTACCAGCGGCGCTTTAACGTCGAACTGGACCATGCCAAGGAGGCCATCGTCACGATAGGCTCGAAAGAAGGGCTGGCCCATCTCGCACTCGCCACCATGGGGCCTGGCGATGTCGTGCTGGTGCCGAACCCATCGTATCCGATACACCCGTATGGGTTTGTGATTGCGGGTGCGGACATACGGCATGTGCCGCTGGTGGCGGGCGTAGACTTTTTTGCCGAGCTGGAAAAGGCCATCAAGGGCTCGTGGCCCAAACCCAAGATGCTGGTGCTGAATTTTCCGGGTAATCCGACCACGCAGTGTGTCGAGCTGGATTTTTTTGAGAAGGTGATTGCTATCGCCCGCGAGCACGAAATCTGGGTGGTGCACGATCTGGCCTATGCGGATATCGCCTTTGATGGCTATGTTGCGCCATCCATCCTGCAAGTGCCGGGGGCCAAGGAGGTGGCGGTGGAGTTCTTTACCCTGTCCAAGAGCTACAACATGCCTGGCTGGCGGGTAGGCTTCATGTGTGGTAACCACCATCTTGTCGAGGCGCTCGCGCGCATGAAATCCTATCTCGATTACGGGATGTTTACGCCGATCCAGGTCGCGGCCATCACGGCACTGGACGGCCCCCAGGAGTGCGTGCACGAAATTTCCGAGATGTACCGTCAGCGCCGCGACGTATTATGTGAAGGGCTTAATGCGCTGGGTTGGGCAGTCGAAAAACCGCGCGCCAGCATGTTTGTATGGGCGCCGATCCCCCCCGCTTACCGCCATCTGGGCTCGCTGGAGTTTTCCAAAAAGCTGCTGGAAGAGGCCAAGGTGGCCGTGTCGCCGGGTATTGGCTTCGGTGAATACGGTGATGACCACGTGCGCTTCGGGCTGATCGAAAATGAGCACCGTACGCGCCAGGCAGTGCGTTGTATTCGTGAAATGTTCAAGAAGGACAAGGTGTATGCGGCGCACGACACATTAAAAGCGGTTGCCGGTATATGAGTCTCATTCTTTTTCAGCTGTCATTGCCGCGTGCACTGATATCATGAAACCCGTCAAGGTAGGGTTACTGGGTCTCGGCACGGTGGGCGGAGGCACGGTCAACGTGTTGGCGCGCAACGCCGAAGAAATTGCACGGCGTGCCGGGCGCGGTATCCAGGTGACGCATGCCAGTGCCCGCGATCTCAAAAAGAAGCGCATATGTGATACCCGGGGTATCACGCTGACAGATCAGCCTCTGGAGGTGGTCAATGATCCCGATATCGACATTATTGTAGAGCTGATCGGCGGCACTGACCTCGCGCTTGATCTGGTGAGCCGCGCCATCGCCAATGGCAAGCATGTCGTTACTGCCAACAAGGCCCTGATCGCTCGCCACGGCAATGAAATTTTCAATGCCGCACGCAAGAAGGGTGTGATGGTGGCGTTCGAGGCCGCCGTGGCGGGCGGCATCCCCATCATCAAGGCGATCCGCGAGGGGCTGGCGGGAAACCGCATTGAATGGCTCGCGGGTATTGTTAACGGTACCGGAAATTTCATCCTGACCAAGATGGGCGACGAAGGGCAGGATTTCAATGCCGTGCTGGCAGAGGCCCAACGGCTGGGTTACGCCGAGGCCGACCCCACCTATGACGTGGAAGGCATCGACGCTGCGCACAAACTTACCATACTTGCGGCCATTGCCTTCGGTATACCGTTGCAGTTCGACAAGGTATATACCGAGGGCATTACCCGCATCACGCGCGCCGATGTTGGTTACGCCGAGCAGTTGGGTTATCGCATCAAGCACCTGGCCATTGCACGCCGCAGTGCACAGGGTATTGAGTTGCGCGTACACCCCACCCTGATTCCGCAGCGACGGCTGATTGCCAACGTGGATGGTGTCATGAACGCCGTGGTGGTCACAGGGGACGCTGTCGGCCCGACGCTATACTACGGTGCCGGCGCGGGTGCAGAACCCACCGCGTCTGCCGTCGTCGCCGATCTGGTGGACGTGGTGCGTGTATTGACCTCTGACCCCGAGAACCGCGTGCCGCATCTGGCCTTTCAGCCGGATGCGCTGTCGGATGTTCCGATCCTGCCGATGGAACAGGTGGAGACGGCCTATTATCTGCGGCTGCAGGCGCTGGACCGCCCCGGAGTGCTGGCAGATGTGACCCGCATTCTTGCGGATCATGCGATCAGCATCGAGTCGATATTGCAAAAAGAGCCGATGGCGGGTGAGAGCGAGGTGCCTATCATCATACTCACGCACAGCACGCTGGAAAAATCCATGAACCAGGCGATCAATCGTATCGAGGCGCTGCCTTCCATCAGCGGTAATATCATGCGGATACGGCTTGAGCACCTGTCACGCTGATACGCTGCGTCTCGCCTTACCCTGCATTTATCTGTTGAGAGATTCTTCATGCCACAGCATTCACGCTACACCGGCCTTATCGACAAATACCGCGACCGCCTGCCGGTACACGATGACACACGCATCATAAGCCTGGGTGAAGGCAATACACCGCTGATACGGCTACAGAACATCCCGCGGCAATTAGGCAAGGATGTCGACATCTATGTGAAATATGAAGGCCTCAATCCAACCGGCTCCTTCAAGGATCGCGGTATGACCATGGCCGTGACCAAGGCGGTGGAGGCGGGCAGTCGCGCGATCATCTGCGCCTCGACCGGAAATACCTCTGCTGCTGCCGCTGCCTATGCGGCCAGGGCGGAAATTACCGCCTTTGTACTGATCCCGGATGGCAAGATTGCGCTCGGCAAGCTTGCCCAGGCCATGATTTATGGCGCCGAAGTCATCCAGATCAAGGGCAATTTCGATGACGGCATGCGCCTGGTAAAGGAGGTGGCACAGGCCGTGCCGGTTACCATCGTTAATTCCATTAATCCCTATCGACTGCAGGGCCAGAAAACAGCGGCGTTTGAGATCGTTGAAGAGCTTGGCTTTGCGCCGGATTTTCACTGCATACCGGTCGGTAATGCAGGCAATATCACTGCCTACTGGATGGGGTACAGCGAATATCATGCCAGCGGGATTATTCATCAGCGTCCGCGCATGCTGGGGTATCAGGCCAGCGGCGCGGCGCCCTTTATGCGTGGCAAAATGGTGGATAACCCGGAAACGATAGCTACAGCCATTCGTATCGGGCACCCACAGTCGTGGGATCAGGCCTGGAAGGTGCGCGAGGAGTCGGAGGGCTGGTTCGACGAATGTAGCGATGAAGAAATACTTGCGGCGCAGAAACTGCTGTGTGAGAAAGAGGGCATCTTCTGCGAGCCGGCTTCGGCGGCATCGTTGGCCGGTGCGATGCGTGATATTGCATCCGCCAAAATACCGCAAGGCAGCAGGATAGTGTGTACCCTGACAGGCAATGGTTTGAAAGATCCTGACACTGCCATGAAGCAGTGCCTCACGCCGATAGTCAGTATCGAGGCAACGCTGAGTCAGGTGCAGCGGGCCATCAGCGAAAGACTTGGCTGAGAATAAGTGACCTTGCCAGAGGGTCTGGCAGGGCATAACCTTGTCTGTTGTCAGTGCTTGTCACTGATTTCTCGCAAACACTCCAGATAGGCAGCTTCATCAGGCGCAGCGGCATCACGCTGTGCGCGCCACAGCACTTCACCTAAACACTCCAGCATGTGATGTTCGGCCTGGTGGGGGTCACGCAGTTTCAGCAGCAGGGCCTGGTAGTGTGATTCGATACCTGAGGGGCGCCCGGTCGCCAACTGCTCACGTATGGCGATGTGCAGACCCATATGCAGGAACGGGTTGGAGACACCCTGCTCGGGTGAGTAGTCGCGGCTGAGGGCATGATCGCCATCTGCAAGCAGTTGATGATATTCGGGGTGCAGCAGAATGACATCCACGATACGTCGCTCCATCTCCTCTAGCGGTTCCTCTGTACTGTGCTTTTCCCATGCGCGCAAAAAGATGCGCCGCATGTCCTCTCGGCCCTCCGGAAATATCATGCCGAAGTTCCTTCGTCTGTGATTTTGTGCCTGTATTCACACAGATCATAAATGACGCATGCCGTACAGCGCGGCTTGCGCGCGATGCAGGTGTAGCGCCCGTGCAGAATGAGCCAATGATGGGCATTGAGCCGAAACTCCGGGGGTACCGCACGCATCAACTTGTTCTCGACTGCGACTACGTTCTTTCCCGGTGCAAGGCCGGTACGGTTGGCGACCCGGAAGATGTGAGTATCGACAGCAATCGTGGGTTCGCCAAACGCGGTATTGAGGATGACGTTGGCGGTCTTGCGGCCGACACCTGGCAGGGCTTCAAGAGTGGTACGTTCATGCGGTACCTGGCCTCGGTGCTGTTCGACCAGCAGCCCGCAGGTCCGGATGATGTTGCGCGCCTTGCTGTTGTAAAGGCCGATGGTCTTGATGTGCTGCTTGAGGCCGTCCTCGCCCAGCGTAAGCATGGCCTGGGGTGTACGTGCAGCCCGGAACAAGCTGGCAGTAGCGCGGTTTACACTCTTGTCGGTGGCTTGCGCAGACAATATCACAGCGATCAGCAGTTCAAACGGACTATTGTAATGCAGCTCGGTTGTGGGGGCTGGATTGGCCTGTTGCAGGCGTGTGAACAACTCACGGCGTTTTTGCAGATTCATTCTGGCTTGGCGGTTCGGATGTCGACAGCGATAGTAGATGTCTGAGGCAAGAAGTGTGACCCATTGTATCTATGCAGCGGCAGACTGGGTTTCAGAAGTGTGCGCCCGCACCTTGCGTAACGGGAATGGTGCTTGCAGTGCTGCGCGCGAAGCGGGCATCGATCACATTCTTGATGGCAATCAGCAGACCGAGACCGATGAATGCGCCGGGCGGTAATACGGCAAGCAGGAAGCCGGGGTAGTCCTCGACCAGGGTGATGGTCATGCCCCGCGCCGCCTCGCCAAACATGAGATCGGCATGTGCCAGCAGGGTGCCCTGACCTATCGCTTCCCGCAGGGCGCCGAGCAGTACCAGTACGTACAGTGAGCCCAAGCCCATGAACAACCCGTCCATGGAGGCGCGACCGACGCTGTTGCGCGAGGCAAAGGCCTCGGCGCGGGCGATCACGATGCAGTTGGTCACAATCAGGGGGATGAAAATACCGAGGATGTTGTAAAGCTCGTGCCAGTAGGCGTTCATGGCGACTTCAATCGCTGTCACCACGCAGGCAATCACCAGCACGAAGACGGGCAACCGGATTTCGTCGCTGATCCAGTGGCGTAGAGCCGAGATAATGGTGTTGGAGAGAAACAGCGTAAGCGCTGTAGCCAGCCCCAGTCCCAGCCCATTAATCACGGTGGAGGAAACGGCAAGCAGCGGGCACAGACCCAGTATCTGCACCAGGGCCGGGTTGTTGCTCCAGAGCCCGTCACGCATGATTCTGTTGTAGCCGATCTCAGCCATGGGCATCCTTTTGTATCTGCTCTGTGGTGGGCCGAGGCCGGAAGATCGCTTCCCGGTGTGCCGCAAAATAGTGGAGGCAATTCTGCACGGCCTTGACCACCGCCCGTGGGGTGATGGTAGCACCAGTAAACTGATCAAAGATACCGCCGTCTTTTTTCACTTTCCACTGCGGCGCTGGTGGGTTGCCGAGTGAACGCCCGGCGAAACCGAGAATCCAGTCGGAGCGGGTTTCGTCGATCGGATCACCGAGACCGGGTGTTTCCCGATGGGCAATCACGCGCACGCCTGCGAGCACGCCGTCGTAGCGTATCACTACCAGCAGCTTGATCGGGCCACTGTAACCGTCGGGTGCGACTACAGGCGTGAATGCCGCCGCGACAGGCAATCCGGATTTACGCGCGCGGTATACCGTGACGGGTTTGCTGGAGAGTCCCTTGTCCTGAATCACGAGGGTGTCCTGCAGTGGGTCATTATCATGCAGGGCAGGCGGGCTCAGCGCATGCAGTTTTCTCAACAGGGCATCGCGTTCGTTTTGCGCGATACGCGCCTTGGTCTGCTCGAAGGTATAGGCAACGATGGCGGTGCCGCCTATCGCAAACAGGCCGAGCACGACGCCCGTAATCAGAATGTGTTTTGCAATCGTCATCAGTCTTTATGGCCGAAGGTGCGCGGCTGCGTGTAGTAATCGATCAAAGGTGCGGCCATGTTCATCAGCAGGACGGCAAAGGCGATACCATCCGGATAACCACCCCAGGTGCGAATGATGTACGTGAATGCGCCGATGCCCACGCCGTAGTAGATGCGCCCACGCGGTGTGGTGCTGGCTGTGACGGGGTCAGTGGCGATAAAAAAGGCGCCCAGCAGGGCCGCACCGCTGAACAGGTGAAACACGGGCGAGGCAAACGTGTCCTGTTCCACGAGATAGAAGAACCCGGCCAGCACGGCGAGGGTGCCGAGTACGGCCACGGGGATGTGCCAGCTGATAACCTTCTTGTAGATCAGCCACAGCCCGCCCAGCAGAAACATGCCGTTTATCCATTCCCAGCCCTTGCCGCCGAGACTCCCGAACAGGGGGTTGGTCGTCAGGGTCTCGCCCACGGCGTGCCCCTGGCTGAGCCCGGTCTTTACGCTGTCGAGCGGGGTGGCAGCGCTGACGGCATCCAGCGTCAGTGCGCTGGGCCATTGTCCGGTGAAAACAACGGTCAGAGACTCTGCCAGACTGAAGCTGTGACCACTCACCATCTCCGGTGACAGCCACACGGTCATTTCACGCGGGAACGAAATCAGCAACACCACATAACCGACCATGGCCGGGTTGAACGGGTTAAAGCCGAGGCCGCCGTAGAGTTGCTTGGCAATGATGATGGCGAAGGCTGTGCCGATCAGAACCATCCACCACGGGGCGAGCGGCGGCAAGGCAAGCGCCAACAGCACGGCGGTAACGACGGCACTGCCGTCAAGCAGGAAAGGTTTGAGGGGTCGGTCGCGCATGGCCAGCATGATGGCTTCACAGGTCAGGGCAACGACGACGGCAAACAGGATGTTGATCAGTACGCCCCAGCCAAAAAACCAGACGTAGGCGGCCACGCCGGGAATAAGCGCGTATAGCACGCGCAGCATGATGATGGTGACGGAGTCAGCCCGGTGCAGATAAGGGGAGCTTGAAGTAGGCATGAGTACGTATGTTAGCTGATGTTTTCCGTCCGGGGCGCAACCTTGTTGGCCAGGGCGGCCTTCTTTTCGGCATGACGCGCATCGCGTTCAGTCTTCTCCAGCGTCAAGCGTGTCAGCCGCGCCTCATGGCGCTGGCGCGCGACATCGGCCTTTTGCTTCTCACGCTCCTGCGCCCAGATCTCGCCCTTGGCAAAGCGGTAGTACTGCACCAGCGGAATAGTGCTGGGGCAGACCGCTGCGCAGGCGCCGCACTCGATGCAGTCAAACAGGTTGTAGGCCTGGGTCTTGGCGAAGTCCTTGGCGCGCGCATGCCAGTAGATCTGTTGCGGCAGCAGCTGTGCCGGGCAGACATCGACGCAGGCGCCGCAGCGTATGCAGGGCAGGGCCTGCGATGCTGTGGTGGGGCGCGTCAGCAGCAGGCAGTTGGTGGTTTTGATAACCGGGATGTCTGAATGCCGCAATACAAAACCCATCATGGGGCCACCCATGACCAGACGGGCGCCGTCTGCTGCGCCGCCGCATTGCTCAATCAACTCCTGCATGGGCGTGCCGAGCATCACGTCCAGATTGCGCGGCGCTACGACACCGTCACCGGTGACGGTGACGTAGCGCGTGATCAGCGGTTCGCCATGGGTAATGGCGCGGTAAACGGCGCGGGCCGTGGCGACATTGTGGCACACTACGCTAATCTGTATCGGCAGCCCATTGCTGGGTACCTCTTTGCCGGTGAGTACATGGATGAGCTGTTTCTCACCCCCTGCAGGGTAGCGCGTCGGTATCTGAATAACTTCTACATCCGGCAAGCTCGCCTGTTGTGCTGCCCGGAGCATGGCGGCGTAGGCTTCCGGCTTGTTGTCCTCGATACCGATAATGCAGCGTCTGGCCTGCAAGGCATGGCGCATAATCGCCAGTCCGGCGAGAATTTCATCCGCATGCTCGCGCATCAGCATGTCATCGCAGGTGATATAGGGTTCGCACTCCGCGCCGTTCAGAACCAAGGTATCGACCACACTGCCGGGCAGGTGATTCAGTTTGATGAAGCTCGGAAAGCCCGCGCCACCGAGGCCAACGATACCTGCTTCACGTAGCACGTTACGCAATGCACTGGGTTGGACCGCTGCCGGATTCTCAATCACGTGCCGCTTTCCCCAGCGATCCTCGCCGTCGCTTTCCAGCACAATGCACAATGCGCTGAGGCCGGACGGATGCGGGATCGCGTGCTCGGCAATTTCGACCACGGTGCCGGAGGTGGGGGCATGCAGAGGGACGCTCACATAGCCGGACGCTGCCGCGATAACCTGCCCCTTCAGTACATGGGTACCCACAGCAACCAGCGGTTTGGCGGGCGCACCGATGTGCTGTTGCAGCGGCAGCACCAGCCGCTTGGGCAGGCGCGCCGCGGCAACCGGCGTGGTAGTGGATTCGGCTTTATGGCCGTCGAGATGCAGCCCGCCGGGAAAGCGCCACAGTTTTTGCATCACCCTTGGCCCCGGAGGTGTGCCAGCTCGGCGGGCTGAGTCCATTTCCAGGTGCCAGCAGTAGCTGTTACCGGAACCATATCAATGCAGTCTACGGGGCAAGGTGGCAGGCATAATTCACAACCGGTGCATTCGGCCGCGATCACCGTGTGCATATGCTTGGCCCCGCCGAGGATCGCGTCCACCGGGCAGGCCTGTATGCAGAGCGTGCAGCCGATGCAGCGTTGCTCATCTATGATGGCGAGCATCTTGGGTTTGCTGACGCCATGCTCGGCGTTGAGCGGCTTGGCTTCGCGCCCGAGTAATTCCGACAGCGCCACGATGGTCGTTTCACCGCCGGGAGGACACTGGTTGATATCGGCCTCGCCCTTCGCCATGGCCTCGGCATAAGGGCGGCAGCCGGCGTAGCTGCACTGGCCGCACTGCGTCTGTGGCAGCAGGGCATCGATCTTGTCCGCCAGCGGATCTCCCTGCACCTTGAAGCGGATGGCGGAAAAACCCAACACCAGCCCCGAGACGACCGCCAGCACGGCCAATGCGAGAACGGCCGCCAGCATGCTCAGACCTTGATCAGGCCGGTGAAGCCCATGAAGGCGAGCGACATCAACCCGGCCGTGATGAGCGCAATGGCCGGGCCACGAAACACCACCGGCACATCTGCAACCAGAATACGCTCACGCAAGGCGGCGAACAGAATCAGCACCATGGAAAAGCCCACGGCAGCGCCAAAGCCATACACGGCCGACTGGGTGAAGCCATGCTGCTCTTGCACATTGAGCAGAGCAACGCCGAGTACGGCGCAATTGGTGGTAATCAGCGGCAGGAAGATACCCAGCACCTGATACAACAGCGGACTGGTCTTGTGCACCACCATCTCGGTAAATTGCACCACCACGGCGATCACCAGAATAAAACCTATCGTGCGCAGGTATTCCAGCCCGAGCGGCGTCAGCAGATACTCATTCACCAGATAGCTGCATACCGACGACAGCGTGAGCACAAAGGTGGTAGCGAGCGCCATCCCGGTCGAGGTCTCGAGCTTGCGCGAGACCCCCATGAACGGGCACAGACCGAGGAACTTCACCAGCACAAAGTTGTTCACCAGCACCGTGCTGAGGAGAATGAGCGCGTATTCCGTCATGGTCGCTGAGAGTTATGTGGGAGGCGCATTATAAAGGCCGTCCCTACATAAATAAAAAGAATATTATTTTATATTTATATGATATTTGGTTATATGTAATGAGTTTATTTTATCCGCATTCCCGGCTGAGCACCGGCATGGGGTTCCATTATCCACAAATCCTTACCGCCGGGCCCTGCGGCCAGCACCATGCCCTCCGACAGCCCGAACTTCATCTTGCGCGGCGCGAGGTTGGCCACCATCACTGTCAGCTTGCCCTCCAGATCGGCGGGCTGATAGGCCGACTTGATGCCGGCGAACACTGTGCGAGGCTGTTCCTCGCCAATATCGAGCGTGAGTTTCAGCAGCTTCTCCGCCCCCTCGACGTGTTCGGCAGTGACAATTCTGGCAATCCGCAGATCGATTTTGGCAAAGTCGTCAATGCTGATAGTGGCCGCTTCGTTGGTGACGGGCGTTGCTGTGGGGCTATTCATGGTGTGGGTTTCCTTGCTTGCATCGAGCATGGCATCAATTTGTTTGGAGTCGATACGGGTCATAAGGTGCGAGTATGTTCCAATTCTATGGCTGGGTTGTAAGTGCGCGTGTATATCATTCCAGTCGAGTGGTTTGCTTAGATTTAGAAACTTCTCCGCATTGTCTGCCAGCGCTGGCAGGATTGGTTTCAGGAGAAGTGTGAGCAGTCTGAACGCTTCGATTGCAACGGAGCACACTCTGTGCAAGTACGCCGGATCGGACGGGTTTTCAGGCGTTAGAAAGTTTTTTGAAAGGGTCCAAGGCTCGCTCTGATCCCACCACTTATTGACCTGATCCGCCAGCTTCATGATAAGCTGGGTCGCAGCTGAGAACCGTCTTTGTTCGTAAAGCTGTGAGATCGAGTCAGCATACACAAGCGCATTCCCTAATATCACGTCTCGATAGTCCGATACTGGTTGGTTATTCCGGTACCTCTGTCCGAGAGCAAGGTCTCCGATGTTTCCTCCGAAATGTTTGTGGAGAATCGGCGCAGCTCGGCTGGCGATATTTACATATTTACCTACCAGATCCGAATTTACGCGGGCAACAAAATCATCAAGGCTGAGGTCAATATCGGCCATGCTGTCGTTGAGCTTGGTGGCGTAGTAATAACGCAGATATTCCGGGTTTAGATGATTCAGATAGGTGCGCGCCGTAATAAAGGTGCCGCGCGACTTCGACATCTTCTGCCCATTCACGGTAAGGAAGCCGTGGGCGTACACCGCTGTCGGTTTGCGATAGCCAGATCCTTCCAGCATGGCGGGCCAGAACAGGGCGTGGAAGTATAAAATATCCTTGCCGATGAAATGATAAAGCTCGGCGCTGCTGTCCTTGTGCCAGTAGTCGTCAAAATTAACGCCCTCACGGGCGCAGTAATTCTGGAAGCTCGCCATGTAGCCGACCGGCGCGTCGAGCCAGACGTAAAAATATTTGCCGGGCGCGTCAGGAATCTCGAAGCCGAAATAAGGCGCATCACGGGAGATGTCCCAGTCCTGCAGGCCGGCGTCGAACCATTCATTGAGTTTGTTGGCCGCTTCGGACTGTACGTGGCGGGTCTGGGTGATGTCAGGATTCAGCCACGCCCGCAGCATCGGCTCAAAGTCGCCGAGCTTGAAGAAATAATGCTCGGATTCCTTTTCGATCGGCTTCGCGCCAGAGAGCGCCGATACGGCATTCTTCAGATCCGTGGGTGAGTAGGTTGCGCCACAGGCCTCGCAACTGTCGCCATACTGATCCTTGGCGCCGCAGCGCGGACATTCGCCCTTGATGAAACGGTCGGGCAGAAACATCTCCTTGACCGGGTCATAGGCCTGCTTGATGGTGCGCTGGGTGATGTGGCTGTTTTGGCGCAGTTTTAAATAAATAGCGCGTACAAATGCCTCGTTTTCGGGCGAGTGGGTGGAGTGGTAGTTGTCGAACGCCACGCCGAAGGCCTTGAAATCCGCCTGGTGCTCGTCGCTGATGCGGGCAATCAG
This is a stretch of genomic DNA from Gammaproteobacteria bacterium. It encodes these proteins:
- a CDS encoding MTH938/NDUFAF3 family protein translates to MMQLSQATGTDRYTIHSYSDGGICILHSTSTGVSPLPETLHQSLVLTPSRLIRNWPPQQFDALATAHFAILDELQPEVLLLGCGPHQRFLPPGLQAHLAQRGIPVELMNTGAACRTYNILASDGRNIAAALLMI
- the alaC gene encoding alanine transaminase, coding for MTDFQRIKRLPPYVFNIVTELKAKARTRGEDIIDFGMGNPDQPTPPHIVDKLIESVQRGDTHRYSLSRGIPRLRKAICNWYQRRFNVELDHAKEAIVTIGSKEGLAHLALATMGPGDVVLVPNPSYPIHPYGFVIAGADIRHVPLVAGVDFFAELEKAIKGSWPKPKMLVLNFPGNPTTQCVELDFFEKVIAIAREHEIWVVHDLAYADIAFDGYVAPSILQVPGAKEVAVEFFTLSKSYNMPGWRVGFMCGNHHLVEALARMKSYLDYGMFTPIQVAAITALDGPQECVHEISEMYRQRRDVLCEGLNALGWAVEKPRASMFVWAPIPPAYRHLGSLEFSKKLLEEAKVAVSPGIGFGEYGDDHVRFGLIENEHRTRQAVRCIREMFKKDKVYAAHDTLKAVAGI
- a CDS encoding homoserine dehydrogenase, producing the protein MKPVKVGLLGLGTVGGGTVNVLARNAEEIARRAGRGIQVTHASARDLKKKRICDTRGITLTDQPLEVVNDPDIDIIVELIGGTDLALDLVSRAIANGKHVVTANKALIARHGNEIFNAARKKGVMVAFEAAVAGGIPIIKAIREGLAGNRIEWLAGIVNGTGNFILTKMGDEGQDFNAVLAEAQRLGYAEADPTYDVEGIDAAHKLTILAAIAFGIPLQFDKVYTEGITRITRADVGYAEQLGYRIKHLAIARRSAQGIELRVHPTLIPQRRLIANVDGVMNAVVVTGDAVGPTLYYGAGAGAEPTASAVVADLVDVVRVLTSDPENRVPHLAFQPDALSDVPILPMEQVETAYYLRLQALDRPGVLADVTRILADHAISIESILQKEPMAGESEVPIIILTHSTLEKSMNQAINRIEALPSISGNIMRIRLEHLSR
- a CDS encoding peptidoglycan DD-metalloendopeptidase family protein — protein: MKRALSVVVLCLLLVACGGRQVAAPVRAESVPPPAERAAPVVSASGQARQAAGGYYRVQRGDTLYSIAWQYGLDYKTLAQWNRIRAPYRIYAGQTLSLKPTAVTAETQQTTPASPQQRKPATTPADKAPPPQPSPNEDVAAAAARPVWAWPTRGEVIATFNADGNKGINIAGREGDAINAAAEGRVVYSGNGLVGLGELVIIKHNGTFLSAYAHNKLRLVKEGDLVKSGQTIAHMGRTGSDRVMLHFEVRRDGKPVDPLHYLPRQR
- the thrC gene encoding threonine synthase, whose product is MPQHSRYTGLIDKYRDRLPVHDDTRIISLGEGNTPLIRLQNIPRQLGKDVDIYVKYEGLNPTGSFKDRGMTMAVTKAVEAGSRAIICASTGNTSAAAAAYAARAEITAFVLIPDGKIALGKLAQAMIYGAEVIQIKGNFDDGMRLVKEVAQAVPVTIVNSINPYRLQGQKTAAFEIVEELGFAPDFHCIPVGNAGNITAYWMGYSEYHASGIIHQRPRMLGYQASGAAPFMRGKMVDNPETIATAIRIGHPQSWDQAWKVREESEGWFDECSDEEILAAQKLLCEKEGIFCEPASAASLAGAMRDIASAKIPQGSRIVCTLTGNGLKDPDTAMKQCLTPIVSIEATLSQVQRAISERLG
- a CDS encoding YqaA family protein, with product MHLFSALYTRVMRWSTHPRAPWYLTALSFSESSFFPVPPDVMLAPMALAQPDRAWHFATLTLVASVLGGLLGYVIGYTAFTLIEPVLHQAGYWELYLRAHDWFQRWGFWAIFIAAFTPIPYKMFTIAAGVIAMALLPFVIASLIGRGARFFLVAALMVWGGVRMQRMLLEYIDRIGWTVVLLALAIYLWHG